TTGTATAAGTCGCAAGAAAATTTATTCACATTTCTTGTCCTCATAAAAAAGCTGGATAATAAGTATACGCTTCTCATAGAACAAAAAGGAACCCAGTGCTTAGCATTAAATAAGAAATCCTACGGCAAACCTTAATCCAATTTTCTAAGTTCTATATGATTCTCAGCCATTTTCCTGTTAAATTCTTCTTGGTTCATTAGCAGTCCCTCCTTCCACCCTAAGACGAATTCTGGCTATCCATTGATGTTGGTGGCTGTGCAGGCACTCCCTGACCTTGGGGCATGTTCTGTCTTTGCATTGTCTCTCTCCTCTGAACCTGCATTGTTTCTCGGCGTCTATCATAGCGTGGACGAGGCCTGCTCCTAGTTGCTTGTTGTCTCATATCAGTATATTGCGGCCTACGGATGACCTTCCCATCGATAAACAAATCCcctaaaatcaactcaagaaaaaaataagtagaaGGCAAAATAAAATCACGGATGGCAATTACAACAGAACCCATTGCTAATTGCTAAACTAAACTCTTTAGCCATTCTCACCTCCATAATCTTTGTTGGGTACATCAAGATATGAATCCGGCAACACCCAAAGTACACCAGGTAATCCTATGCAACCACAAGAACCAGATAACAAAACCAGCCAATTCAATTAAACACTCACAAATTGGATCCAGAAGAAAGCTTTAGACAAGCACTGAAACCTTCAATCCAAATGGCAAAGCATCTACAACAATTAATTCGGGAGAATGGGAGatggtacaaaaaaaaaaatattcataactgaaacaaaaaaaaaaaaaaaaaaaaaaaaaaatacaggaaacaaatataaagaagaATATAAACAGCCCTTAAGCCCTTTAAGTACATTGATTCAGGCAAACATCCATGATTCGCAATATAGATAAAACAACACTAACCCATAAACTCTAAACACTTCAAGCACCCATATAATAAAGCAAGCGATTTCATGGAACACCCAAAAATTTAGAGACAAAACGATTCGAAAAATTAAACCCTTTGTCACaaaaccccccaaaaaaaattacctttAACTTTATATGAAAGTTCTTCGGAAATCAAAGCGCCAAATCCTGTATACGTAGTCGTACAAACCGAGTATATCTTATTCTTCGCCTCCTCCTCactaaaattcacataaattaaacccaaaattaaagaaagaaataaaaaaaagaatcgtACGAAAACCGAATCAAGTAGTACCTTCCTACAACATTGGCTAGGGTTTTGACATAGGAGTTAATCATTTCCTCCTCGGAGGGTTTGGGGTCAGTGGGGAACTCCATGACGATGAGCCAGTGTTCGTAGTCGCAGCCATCGAGGAGGATCGTCTCCTTTGGGGGGCGGTTGCTCCAGTTGGGAGACGGGTCGTTAAGGGGCGAGTAGCCAGACCCAGAGGTCTTGGAACGGGTAGGGATTTTGACCCAGTCGGGGATGAGTTGGGGCTGGTAGTTGACCAGGAGTGCCAGAGCGAAGCGAGAACGAGAAAAGAgtgaagaagaataagaataagAGAAAGGTCGGGTGAGAAGTGAAGCTAAACTGCGGCAGGCGGTGAAGTACGCCATTGCTGCTGGAGCTCTTGAACTTGATGTTGGTCTAGATGCGTTTCAAACCTTGCGAGGTTATTTGtcagttattaattttttttgttttttcaaaaaatacatcattttgatttaaccaaatttattttattttattttttggctaaGTAAGCagaattattttaaatgtttattCCCCGACTTTCCCtacattttaatctttttaataattgcttatttttaactttgctgtaaaatagatctattttttatttttatttttatgaaaatgtcatcatttattcatatatatttaaaatgtcTCTATATCAAACATGACATTATAAATCAAGATAATGTATTTAGTGCTTTACAAgtacattattttcttttgtaattggtttaatttttattattgttgatacTCTCTACAAACAGGCAaagatgagttttttttttaataaattaacaataacgaaacgaaaaaagaaagcaataaaatatatgtgaaaaatgacGGATTATAGTTTGGACCAACTTCGGTAGATTTTAGAATCTGTGATAGTTTATGAAAGCAACATACTTATCTCTTTTTAGCCACAAATATCATATTTGAAAAGTCTGATAGCAGCAAGTTTAATGATTTGGCGCATGTGTCAAGAAGAGCTATAAAAAAGGGTGGCACGTGAGGACCACGCACAGATGAGGGTAGTGCATAAGAACTAGGTGCTGTGATTTTCGTAAAACCACAACTTTTCTCTAAACAATTTCCTCTTAATGATTTCGATATGTGAATTTGTTTGTGTTGCGGGTGTTTCTTAGTGGTCGTAGAAAACTATAGATTTATCTTTTTCGActttgaagaaaacaaaataaaactaggCAAAAGAAAATCTTGATAGACAATATGAGTGAATGGAGGAataaggaaaggaaatgaagtaaaaataaaattttattttttatatataacatttttatttggCAACATTGGAGTAAAGGGCCAATTAACTTAACTAAGGATCAAGATAAAAAACTTAACTAATAATCTTTTTATGTAAGAACTCTTTTTAGAGTATAGGTATAGTTGTTGGACATTAGCTCCACAAATGAATGGTAGCTTTCCTTTGGGCTACTCCCAGATTACTCACATTACAATAGGCATTTGctctaaaaatataagaaatg
This genomic interval from Carya illinoinensis cultivar Pawnee chromosome 2, C.illinoinensisPawnee_v1, whole genome shotgun sequence contains the following:
- the LOC122300403 gene encoding multiple organellar RNA editing factor 3, mitochondrial, with the translated sequence MAYFTACRSLASLLTRPFSYSYSSSLFSRSRFALALLVNYQPQLIPDWVKIPTRSKTSGSGYSPLNDPSPNWSNRPPKETILLDGCDYEHWLIVMEFPTDPKPSEEEMINSYVKTLANVVGSEEEAKNKIYSVCTTTYTGFGALISEELSYKVKGLPGVLWVLPDSYLDVPNKDYGGDLFIDGKVIRRPQYTDMRQQATRSRPRPRYDRRRETMQVQRRETMQRQNMPQGQGVPAQPPTSMDSQNSS